The DNA region GGCGGGAAGTGAGCGCCGTGGAGGTCGGGGCTGACGGCTAGGCTTACGGCAACAGTCCATCTGTGTTCAAGGAGCCCTATGTCCAGGCCCGCCGCGGCGGTACAGCGCGTCATCAAGGCTTACGACGTGCGCGGACTCGTGGGCGAGGAAATCGACGAGCAATTCGTCTCCGAAGTCGGGTCGGCGTTTGCCAGGCTGGTCGGCGACGGCGCCCGGCAGGTGGTCATCGGGCACGACATGCGGGAGAGTTCGCCGTCGCTGGCCAATGCCTTCGCCGAGGGCGTGGTGGCCCAGGGACTCGACGTGGTGCACATCGGGCTGGCATCCACCGATCAGCTCTACTTCGCCTCCGGCCTGATGGACTGCCCCGGCGCGATGTTCACCGCCAGCCACAACCCCTCGGCCTACAACGGCATCAAGCTGTGCCGCGCCGGCGCCAAACCGGTCGGCAAGGACACCGGTCTGACCACGATCAGCGACGAGGTCATCGCGGGCGTCCCCGACTACGACGGCCCGCGCGGCGCCATCTCCGAGCGCGACGTACTGGCCGACTACGGCGATTTCCTGCGGACCCTGGTCGACATCGGCGCCCAGCGAACGCTGAAGGTCGCCGTCGACGCCGGCAACGGCATGGCCGGCCACACCGCCCCGGCGGTGCTCGGCCCGATCTCGTCGATCACGCTGTCGCCGCTGTTCTTCGAACTCGACGGCACGTTCCCCAACCACGAGGCCAATCCGCTGGAACCGGCCAACCTCGTCGACCTGCAGGCCTTCGTGCTGGAGACCGGTGCGGACATAGGGTTGGCGTTCGACGGCGACGCCGACCGGTGCTTCGTCGTCGACGAGAAGGGCCGGGCGGTCTCGCCATCGGCGGTGACTGCGTTGGTCGCCGCACGGGAACTGCAGCGTGAGATCGGTGCGACGATCATCCACAACCTGATCACCTCACGCGCGGTACCCGAACTGGTCGCCGAGCGTGGCGGCACCGCCGTGCGCGCCCGCGTCGGGCACTCCTACATCAAGGGGTTGATGGCCGAGACCGGAGCGATCTTCGGCGGCGAGCACTCCGCGCACTACTACTTCCGCGACTTCTGGGGTGCCGACTCCGGCATGCTCGCCGCACTGCACGTCCTCGCCGCCCTGGGTGAGCAGGACCGCCCGCTGTCGGATCTGATGGCCGACTACCAGCGCTACGAGGCGTCCGGGGAGATCAACTACACCGTTGCCGACGCGCCGGCCATCGTGGACGCCGTGCTGCAGGGATTCAGCAGTCGGGTGCACGCGATCGATCACCTCGACGGAGTGACCGTCGACCTCGGCGACGGGACCTGGTTCAACCTGCGCATGTCCAACACCGAGCCTTTGCTGAGGCTCAATGTCGAGGCACGCACCCCCGAAGCGGTCGCCGCGATCGTCGACGAAGTCGCCGGCCATGTGTCCGCGGGCGCAAAGGAATTGACGTGAGCGCCGGCCCGATATCGGCCTCGGCTGTGGACATCGACGACGCCGCGGGACTTCTGGAAGCCGATCGGATGGGTTTGCTGCGTGCGGCCTCGATGGCCGGCGCTCAGGTGCGGGCCATCGCGGCCGCAGTCGAGGAGGGGGAACTCGAAGCGGTCCGGTCGGACTCACCGCCACGCACGGTGGTGTGGGTGGCCGGCCGGGGCAACGCCGAGAACGCCGGGGCGATGCTCGCCGCCGCGCTCGGCGGATCGATCGGCGCGCCGCTCGTCGTCGCCTACGAGGCGCCACCGTGGATCGGCGCCCTCGACGTGCTGATCGTCGCAGGTGACGACGCCGGCGATCCCGCTCTGGTCTCCGCTGCCGCGATGGGTGTGCGTCGCGGCGCACGCGTCATCGTGGTGGCCCCCTACGAGGGACCGCTGCGTGACGCCACCGCCGGCCGTTCGGTGGCGCTGCCACCGCGCCTGCCGGTGCCCGAGGACTTCACCATGGTCCGCTACCTGGCCGCCGGGCTGGCGGCGTTGCAGGCGATCTTCCCCGGCAACCCGGTGGACCTCGCGGCGCTGGCCGACGAACTCGACGCCGAAGCGTTCCGAAACAGTGCGGGCCACGAGGTGTTCACCAACCCGGCGAAGAGCCTGGCCGAACGGATGTCGGGCCGCGACGTCGTGTTCGCCGGTGACACCCCGGCGTTCGTGGCGCTGGCCCGGCACGCCAGCACCGTGATGCTCCGCGTCGCCCACCAGACGGTGGCCTCTGTCGGCCTGGCGGACGCGCTGGTGGCGATCGGAACGGGCTGGGGCCGCGACTCCGGCGGCGGGTCGATCTTCCACGACGAGGAACTCGACGGACCGCTGCCGCAGCGGACCCGCACCATCGTGCTGACCACCGACGCCGACCGGCCCGCAGTCACCTCGAGGCTGATGGGTTTCGACGACGTATATGTGGTCAACTCCAACGACGTGCCGGACGGCGCGGACGTGGCGGGTACGCGGGAGGATCAAATCGTGCGGGGTTCAGCACCTAGGCCCGGAATCGGGCGTCCCGAACAACAATTGGCGCTGCTGGCGGTCCGCATCGAGATGGCGGCGGTATACCAGCGGCTGGTGCGAGGTTGAGCACGTGCATCTGCTGAGGGGAGCGGTGCGTACCTATGCCTGGGGTTCGCGGACCGCGATCGCCGAGTTCACCGGAGCGCCCAGCCCGACCCCGCACCCCGAGGCCGAACTGTGGTTCGGCGCGCACCCACATGACCCGGCGTGGCTGCAGACCGACGACGGTGAGCACTCCCTGCTCGAGGCTTTGCGCACCGACCCCGACGGTGAACTGGGCCCGGTGCTGCGGGGGAGATTCGGCGACACCCTGCCGTTCCTGCTGAAGGTGCTGGCCGCCGACGAGCCGTTGTCGTTGCAGGCACACCCGAGCACCGAGCAGGCGGTCGAGGGCTTCGCGCGCGAGGACCGCCAAGGCATCCCCGTTTCGGCGCCCATCCGCAACTACCGCGACCGCAGCCACAAACCCGAACTGCTGGTGGCGCTCGGGCCGTTCGAGGCGCTCGCCGGGTTCCGCCCCGCCGCACGAACCGTGGAGCTGATGCAGGCGATCGCCCCCGGGGTGCTGCAGCCGTTCATCCACCTGCTGTCCGGCCAGTCCGACGCCGACGGGTTGCGGGCCCTGTTCACCACCTGGATCACCTGCCCGCAGCCCGATCTCGACAAGCTGGTGCCCGCGGTGCTCGATGGCGCCATCACCTACGTGCGCTCCGGCGCCCACGAGTTCGACGCCGAAGCAAGGACGGTGCTCGAGCTCGGCGAGCGGTACCCCGGTGACGCCGGCGTCCTGTGCTCGCTGCTGCTGAACAGGGTGACGCTGGCTCCAGGCGAAGGCATCTATCTGCCCGCCGGGAATCTGCACGCCTACCTGCAGGGGGTCGGCATCGAGGTGATGGCCAACTCCGACAACGTTTTACGGGGTGGGCTGACGCCCAAGCACGTCGACGTTCCCGAACTGCTGCGGGTGCTCGATTTCCGTCCGGCTCACGACGTCGTCGTCCGGCCCGAATCCTTTAGGGACGGAGCTGAACTCGTGTACGACACGCCCGCACCGGAATTCGAGGTGTCGGTGCTCCAGATCGACGGGGAGCTTCTCGGCCACGAGATCGACGCACCCACCCGCCACGACGGCCCGCAGATCCTGCTGTGCACCGAAGGCGCGGCGACGGTGCACGCCAAGACGAGTGCGGTGGTCCTCGAACGCGGCGCGGCGGCGTGGGTGGGCGCCGACGACGGTCCGATCAGGTTGGACGCCCGGCAGACGACGCGACTGTTTCGCGTGACCGTCGGGATCTAGACCGTTTCTCAGCGGCCCACAACCGCATGTTGTGCCGCACCGTGCGGCCGACCAGCTTGGCCGACGGCACCATCCACAGGCTGTCCAGCAGACTGAATCGACGCAGAAACCATTCCGCCAGAACGGGATCGGTCTCCGCGGCGCCGAGGAACTGGTCGAACAGCGAACCGACCGGCCGGTACCAGCGCGGCATCGGACCGGTCGCGCCGTGCAACGTCAGATCGCCGACCGCGTTCATCGTCCACACCGGATAGGTGGTCTTGGCGGTGGCCTTGCTCAAGGTCCGGAACAGGTCGTCGTTCGGTGTCTGCAGCGCGCTCCGCAGGTGGCCGGCCTGGATCGACGTCATCGTCATGCCCTGGCCGTAGGTCGGATTGAAGCTCACCACCGCGTCGCCGAACGGGACGATCCCCTCGGGGAAACGCTCCATCTGGTCGTAGCGGCGCCACCTGCTGGTCGGGTACTTGTGCACCGCGATCGGCCCGAGGGGCTCACCCTGGCGCAACGCGCTGCTGACGTGTTCGGGAAGAATCTCGTCGGCCAACGCGCACATCTCGTCGAAATTCGCCGGCGGAGCGACCTTTCCCGTGCCGAAGGTCGTCACACCCCAGTTGCCGTCCTCGTAGAAGAGCATCCCCAACCCGACCGGGTGCTCCCGGGACGCGCCTGCGACCACAACCTTCTCCCTGAGCAGTCCCTCGGGGATGTGCACCTGGTGGGTGGCGTAATCGATCCCCACGTCGACGGTGTCCTCGCGAGGACGGTCGAAGCCCCACTGGGCCAACCACACCGGGAGACGAGTGCCCCGGCCGGCGGCATCCACGACGAGGTCGGCGTCGACGGTCTGGCCGTCGGCGGTCCTGACCCCGGTGACCCGGTGGCCGTCGAACACCGGCTCGTCGACGGCCTCCCGGACCAGCGTCACGTTGTCGATCGCCAAGGCCCGCTGCCGGATCTGCCATTCCAGGTGCGGGCGACTCGGCACGTAGGCGGTGAACTCGTCCTGCAGCGTGTGCTGGGTCCCCAGCAGGTGCCCGGCCGCGCCGAAGGAGATGCAGTCGGGCCGGTTCTCCAGAATCGGCACACCCGCGGCGACCATGTCGTCGAGCAGTCCGGGAAAGAGACCTTCGAACTCCTGGGCGCCGCGCGCCATCAGCAGGTGCACATGCCGGCCCTGTGGAACCGCGGTGCGATTCGCCGGCACGTCGGGCAGTTCGTCGCGCTCGTAGACCGTGACCCGGTCGTAGAAATCCGACAGCACCCGGGCAGCGCACAGCCCCGCGAGGCTGGCACCGATCACGATCGCGTGTTTATCACTCTGATGACCCATCGGGCCTTTACGTTAGCCGGTACATTCCGCTGAAAACATGACGAAAAGAGGACGGCCGGTGGCTCAGGACCCGATCGCGCAGTCGACCAGCAGGTGGCGGACGAAATCGGTGGAGCAGTCGATCTCCGACACCGACGAGCCCGGCACCCGGCTGCGCAAGGACCTGAACTGGTGGGACCTGACTGTTTTTGGGGTCTCCGTGGTGATCGGCGCGGGCATCTTCACGATCACCGCCTCCACGGCCGGCAACATCACCGGCCCCGCGATCTCGATCTCCTTCATCTTCGCCGCCATCGCCTGCGGGCTGGCCGCGCTGTGCTACGCCGAGTTCGCCTCGACCGTGCCGGTCGCGGGCAGTGCGTACACGTTCTCCTACGCGACGTTCGGGGAGTTCGTGGCGTGGATCATCGGCTGGGACCTGATCCTCGAGTTCGCGGTCGCGGCGGCCGTCGTCGCCAAGGGCTGGTCGAGCTACCTCGGCACGGTCTTCGGCTTCGGCGGCGGCATCGCCGACGTGGGCGGGTTGGAACTCGACTGGGGCGCCCTGCTGATCATCACGTTCGTCACGGCGATCCTGGCGTACGGAACCAAGCTGTCCGCGGGGGTGAGCCTGGCCGTCACCACCCTCAAGGTCGCGGTGGTGCTGCTGGTGGTGTCGGTGGGCGCGTTCTACATCAAGGCGGAGAACTATTCGCCGTTCATCCCGCCCGCCGAAGCCGGCGGCGACGGGGCCAGCGGGGCTGAGCAGTCGCTGTTCTCGCTGATCACCGGCGCCGAAGGCAGCAACTACGGCTGGTACGGGTTGCTGGCCGGCGCCTCGATCGTGTTCTTCGCGTTCATCGGATTCGACATCGTCGCCACCACCGCGGAGGAGACCAAGAACCCGCAGCGCGACATCCCCCGCGGCATCCTGGCCTCGCTGGGCATCGTCACCGTCCTCTACGTCGCGGTCGCCGTGGTGCTCTCGGGCATGGTCAATTACACCGAGTTGCGCGACTCCGAATCGCCCAACCTCGCGACCGCGTTCGCGCTCAACGGCGTCGACTGGGCGGCGAAGGTGATCTCGATCGGGGCGCTGGCGGGGCTGACGACCGTCGTGATCGTGCTGGTGCTCGGGCAGACGCGGGTGTTGTTCGCGATGTCGCGCGACGGTCTGCTGCCCCGTCAGATGGCCAAGACAGGCAAGCGCGGAACCCCGGTGCGGATCACCTTGCTCGTCGGGTTCGTGGTGGCGGTGACGGCCACGATCTTCCCGATCGGCAACCTCGAGGAGATGGTGAACATCGGCACGCTGTTCGCCTTCGTGATGGTGTCGGCCGGTGTCATCGTGCTGCGGCGGACCCGGCCCGACCTCAAGCGTGGCTTCCGGACGCCGTTCGTGCCGGTGCTGCCGATCCTGGCGATCATCGCGT from Mycobacterium sp. DL includes:
- a CDS encoding amino acid permease gives rise to the protein MTKRGRPVAQDPIAQSTSRWRTKSVEQSISDTDEPGTRLRKDLNWWDLTVFGVSVVIGAGIFTITASTAGNITGPAISISFIFAAIACGLAALCYAEFASTVPVAGSAYTFSYATFGEFVAWIIGWDLILEFAVAAAVVAKGWSSYLGTVFGFGGGIADVGGLELDWGALLIITFVTAILAYGTKLSAGVSLAVTTLKVAVVLLVVSVGAFYIKAENYSPFIPPAEAGGDGASGAEQSLFSLITGAEGSNYGWYGLLAGASIVFFAFIGFDIVATTAEETKNPQRDIPRGILASLGIVTVLYVAVAVVLSGMVNYTELRDSESPNLATAFALNGVDWAAKVISIGALAGLTTVVIVLVLGQTRVLFAMSRDGLLPRQMAKTGKRGTPVRITLLVGFVVAVTATIFPIGNLEEMVNIGTLFAFVMVSAGVIVLRRTRPDLKRGFRTPFVPVLPILAIIACVWLMLNLTGLTWMRFGIWMAIGVVVYFVYGRRHSMVGRRAAAASSSSSSADSASS
- a CDS encoding phosphomannomutase/phosphoglucomutase — its product is MSRPAAAVQRVIKAYDVRGLVGEEIDEQFVSEVGSAFARLVGDGARQVVIGHDMRESSPSLANAFAEGVVAQGLDVVHIGLASTDQLYFASGLMDCPGAMFTASHNPSAYNGIKLCRAGAKPVGKDTGLTTISDEVIAGVPDYDGPRGAISERDVLADYGDFLRTLVDIGAQRTLKVAVDAGNGMAGHTAPAVLGPISSITLSPLFFELDGTFPNHEANPLEPANLVDLQAFVLETGADIGLAFDGDADRCFVVDEKGRAVSPSAVTALVAARELQREIGATIIHNLITSRAVPELVAERGGTAVRARVGHSYIKGLMAETGAIFGGEHSAHYYFRDFWGADSGMLAALHVLAALGEQDRPLSDLMADYQRYEASGEINYTVADAPAIVDAVLQGFSSRVHAIDHLDGVTVDLGDGTWFNLRMSNTEPLLRLNVEARTPEAVAAIVDEVAGHVSAGAKELT
- a CDS encoding TobH protein; this encodes MGLLRAASMAGAQVRAIAAAVEEGELEAVRSDSPPRTVVWVAGRGNAENAGAMLAAALGGSIGAPLVVAYEAPPWIGALDVLIVAGDDAGDPALVSAAAMGVRRGARVIVVAPYEGPLRDATAGRSVALPPRLPVPEDFTMVRYLAAGLAALQAIFPGNPVDLAALADELDAEAFRNSAGHEVFTNPAKSLAERMSGRDVVFAGDTPAFVALARHASTVMLRVAHQTVASVGLADALVAIGTGWGRDSGGGSIFHDEELDGPLPQRTRTIVLTTDADRPAVTSRLMGFDDVYVVNSNDVPDGADVAGTREDQIVRGSAPRPGIGRPEQQLALLAVRIEMAAVYQRLVRG
- a CDS encoding oxidoreductase; translation: MGHQSDKHAIVIGASLAGLCAARVLSDFYDRVTVYERDELPDVPANRTAVPQGRHVHLLMARGAQEFEGLFPGLLDDMVAAGVPILENRPDCISFGAAGHLLGTQHTLQDEFTAYVPSRPHLEWQIRQRALAIDNVTLVREAVDEPVFDGHRVTGVRTADGQTVDADLVVDAAGRGTRLPVWLAQWGFDRPREDTVDVGIDYATHQVHIPEGLLREKVVVAGASREHPVGLGMLFYEDGNWGVTTFGTGKVAPPANFDEMCALADEILPEHVSSALRQGEPLGPIAVHKYPTSRWRRYDQMERFPEGIVPFGDAVVSFNPTYGQGMTMTSIQAGHLRSALQTPNDDLFRTLSKATAKTTYPVWTMNAVGDLTLHGATGPMPRWYRPVGSLFDQFLGAAETDPVLAEWFLRRFSLLDSLWMVPSAKLVGRTVRHNMRLWAAEKRSRSRRSRETVASSAGRPT
- the manA gene encoding mannose-6-phosphate isomerase, class I, which gives rise to MHLLRGAVRTYAWGSRTAIAEFTGAPSPTPHPEAELWFGAHPHDPAWLQTDDGEHSLLEALRTDPDGELGPVLRGRFGDTLPFLLKVLAADEPLSLQAHPSTEQAVEGFAREDRQGIPVSAPIRNYRDRSHKPELLVALGPFEALAGFRPAARTVELMQAIAPGVLQPFIHLLSGQSDADGLRALFTTWITCPQPDLDKLVPAVLDGAITYVRSGAHEFDAEARTVLELGERYPGDAGVLCSLLLNRVTLAPGEGIYLPAGNLHAYLQGVGIEVMANSDNVLRGGLTPKHVDVPELLRVLDFRPAHDVVVRPESFRDGAELVYDTPAPEFEVSVLQIDGELLGHEIDAPTRHDGPQILLCTEGAATVHAKTSAVVLERGAAAWVGADDGPIRLDARQTTRLFRVTVGI